Proteins from a genomic interval of Thermoanaerobacterium thermosaccharolyticum DSM 571:
- a CDS encoding energy-coupling factor transporter transmembrane component T family protein: MLKNITIGQYIPGDTFIHRLDPRVKIILSIIFIISLFIITKFSGYVFISLFILGSIYISKIPLGYIFKGLKPILVILILTVGLNIFFTPGGILLASIGPLKITSNGVRLALFMGLRLIFLIVGTSLLTLTTSPIALTDGIESLLNPFRRIGMPAHELAMMMTIALRFIPTLLEETDKIMKAQIARGADFESGNLMKRAKNLIPLLVPLFISAFRRADELAVAMEARCYRGGFNRTKLKQLKVSIIDYIAILVTSILVMILIWNRFWPW; the protein is encoded by the coding sequence ATGCTTAAAAATATTACTATAGGCCAATATATACCAGGTGATACATTCATACATCGTTTGGATCCCAGAGTAAAAATAATACTTTCTATAATATTCATAATCTCATTGTTTATAATAACAAAATTTTCAGGTTATGTGTTTATCTCATTATTTATATTAGGAAGTATATATATATCGAAAATACCATTAGGTTACATTTTTAAAGGATTAAAACCGATTTTGGTAATTCTCATATTAACTGTTGGATTAAACATATTTTTCACTCCTGGTGGAATACTTCTTGCATCAATTGGTCCACTTAAGATAACTTCTAATGGTGTAAGATTAGCGTTATTTATGGGATTAAGACTCATATTTTTGATAGTTGGGACATCGCTTCTAACTCTTACAACATCTCCCATAGCATTAACAGATGGCATAGAAAGCCTTTTGAATCCTTTTAGACGCATTGGAATGCCAGCACATGAATTAGCTATGATGATGACTATTGCTTTACGCTTTATACCAACATTATTAGAAGAAACAGATAAAATAATGAAGGCACAAATTGCTAGAGGTGCTGACTTTGAAAGCGGCAATTTAATGAAAAGAGCGAAAAACTTGATTCCTCTGTTAGTGCCTTTGTTTATCAGCGCCTTTAGAAGAGCTGACGAGCTTGCCGTTGCAATGGAGGCAAGGTGCTACAGAGGAGGCTTTAATAGAACAAAACTAAAACAATTAAAAGTAAGCATAATAGATTATATAGCAATTTTAGTGACATCAATACTGGTAATGATACTCATATGGAATAGATTTTGGCCTTGGTGA